Proteins co-encoded in one Taeniopygia guttata chromosome 4, bTaeGut7.mat, whole genome shotgun sequence genomic window:
- the ERI1 gene encoding 3'-5' exoribonuclease 1 isoform X2, translating into MTREELRSKLAEFKLETRGVKDVLKKRLKNYYKKQKLMQKEHISGDSCYDYICVVDFEATCEEGNPPEFVHEIIEFPVVLVNTRTLEIEDTFQQYVKPEINPKLSDFCISLTGITQDIVDKADIFPQVLQNVIEWMRQRELGTKYSYSMLTDGSWDMSKFLNTQCRISRIKYPSFAKKWINIRKSYGNFYKVPRNQTKLTIMLENLGMNYDGRPHSGLDDSKNIARIAIRMLQDGCDLRVNERIHGGQLMTVSSSVPLEGAPAPQMPRYRN; encoded by the exons ATGACCAGAGAAGAGCTCAGAAGTAAACTCGCAGAGTTCAAGCTTGAAACCAG AGGAGTGAAAGATGTACTGAAAAAGAGATTGAAAAACTATTATAAGAAACAGAAGCTGATGCAGAAGGAACACATTAGTGGAGACAGCTGCTATGACTACATCTGTGTCGTTGACTTTGAAGCAACATGTGAAGAAGGAAATCCGCCTGAATTTGTACATGAAATAATTGAATTTCCTGTTGTCTTAGTAAACACGCGTACCCTGGAAATA GAGGATACCTTTCAGCAATACGTGAAGCCAGAGATTAATCCCAAGCTTTCAGACTTCTGCATCAGTCTGACAGGAATAACCCAG GACATTGTTGATAAAGCTGATATTTTTCCTCAAGTTCTGCAGAATGTCATAGAGTGGATGAGACAACGAGAACTGGGAACAAAGTACAGCTATTCCATGTTGACTGATGG ATCTTGGGATATGAGTAAATTTTTGAACACCCAGTGCCGTATTAGCCGCATCAAATACCCTTCTTTTGCCAAAAAGTGGATCAATATTCGCAAATCATATGGGAACTTCTACAAG GTTCCTAGGAACCAGACCAAACTGACAATCATGCTTGAAAATCTGGGCATGAATTATGATGGGAGACCTCACAGTGGACTTGATGACTCCAAAAACATTGCAAGGATAGCTATAAGGATGCTGCAGGATGGCTGTGACCTGCGGGTGAACGAGAGAATTCACGGTGGACAGCTGATGACAGTCTCCTCCTCAGTCCCCTTAGAGGGAGCCCCTGCTCCACAGATGCCCCGCTACAGAAACTAG
- the ERI1 gene encoding 3'-5' exoribonuclease 1 isoform X1, with the protein MEEREESRPQAARDEAAAAPAARPPGRQHCKISDQETNGKTSAASSNDFSDPIYKEIAITNGYINRMTREELRSKLAEFKLETRGVKDVLKKRLKNYYKKQKLMQKEHISGDSCYDYICVVDFEATCEEGNPPEFVHEIIEFPVVLVNTRTLEIEDTFQQYVKPEINPKLSDFCISLTGITQDIVDKADIFPQVLQNVIEWMRQRELGTKYSYSMLTDGSWDMSKFLNTQCRISRIKYPSFAKKWINIRKSYGNFYKVPRNQTKLTIMLENLGMNYDGRPHSGLDDSKNIARIAIRMLQDGCDLRVNERIHGGQLMTVSSSVPLEGAPAPQMPRYRN; encoded by the exons ATGGAGGAGCGGGAAGAGAGCCGCCCGCAGGCCGCCCGGGACGAGGCGGCGGCTGCTCCCGCAGCCCGCCCGCCG GGTAGACAACATTGTAAGATCAGCGATCAAGAAACTAATGGCAAAACCTCAGCTGCCAGTTCAAACGACTTCAGTGATCCGATTTACAAAGAAATTGCTATAACCAATGGTTATATCAACAGAATGACCAGAGAAGAGCTCAGAAGTAAACTCGCAGAGTTCAAGCTTGAAACCAG AGGAGTGAAAGATGTACTGAAAAAGAGATTGAAAAACTATTATAAGAAACAGAAGCTGATGCAGAAGGAACACATTAGTGGAGACAGCTGCTATGACTACATCTGTGTCGTTGACTTTGAAGCAACATGTGAAGAAGGAAATCCGCCTGAATTTGTACATGAAATAATTGAATTTCCTGTTGTCTTAGTAAACACGCGTACCCTGGAAATA GAGGATACCTTTCAGCAATACGTGAAGCCAGAGATTAATCCCAAGCTTTCAGACTTCTGCATCAGTCTGACAGGAATAACCCAG GACATTGTTGATAAAGCTGATATTTTTCCTCAAGTTCTGCAGAATGTCATAGAGTGGATGAGACAACGAGAACTGGGAACAAAGTACAGCTATTCCATGTTGACTGATGG ATCTTGGGATATGAGTAAATTTTTGAACACCCAGTGCCGTATTAGCCGCATCAAATACCCTTCTTTTGCCAAAAAGTGGATCAATATTCGCAAATCATATGGGAACTTCTACAAG GTTCCTAGGAACCAGACCAAACTGACAATCATGCTTGAAAATCTGGGCATGAATTATGATGGGAGACCTCACAGTGGACTTGATGACTCCAAAAACATTGCAAGGATAGCTATAAGGATGCTGCAGGATGGCTGTGACCTGCGGGTGAACGAGAGAATTCACGGTGGACAGCTGATGACAGTCTCCTCCTCAGTCCCCTTAGAGGGAGCCCCTGCTCCACAGATGCCCCGCTACAGAAACTAG
- the PPP1R3B gene encoding protein phosphatase 1 regulatory subunit 3B isoform X2, giving the protein MAVDVAMQLYLCSPPLRREKCACKIAPKPSKPLRPCIQLSSKAALNGPEEAANSFTHSKVKKRVSFADSRGFALTMVKVFSEFEDPLDISFNITELIDNIVGLTTVEKDSFVLDFIQPSVDYLDFRKRLQTDCVCLENCMLKEKSIVGTLKVKNLAFEKMVKIRMTFDTWKSFVDHPCQYVKDTYGGSDQDTFSFDIRLPAGIQSHERVEFAISFECNGKVYWDNNRGTNYRIIRSELKSAQEAVRPPQAPDFGSAFDRFGSPRCSYGLFPEWPSYSGYEKLGPYY; this is encoded by the coding sequence ATGGCTGTGGATGTTGCAATGCAGCTGTACCTGTGCTCCCCACCCTTGCGAAGAGAGAAGTGTGCCTGCAAAATTGCTCCAAAGCCAAGCAAGCCACTGCGGCCCTGCATCCAGCTGAGCAGCAAGGCTGCGCTGAATGGCCCAGAAGAGGCAGCAAACTCCTTCACACACAGCAAAGTGAAGAAGAGGGTGTCGTTTGCAGATAGCAGAGGATTCGCTCTGACAATGGTGAAGGTGTTCTCAGAGTTTGAAGATCCACTAGATATTTCTTTCAACATCACAGAGCTGATAGACAACATCGTGGGCCTGACAACAGTGGAGAAGGACAGCTTTGTCCTAGATTTTATTCAGCCCTCTGTAGACTATCTGGACTTCAGAAAGCGTCTCCAGACAGACTGTGTCTGTCTGGAAAACTGTATGCTAAAGGAGAAATCTATTGTGGGAACACTGAAGGTGAAGAACCTCGCTTTTGAAAAGATGGTGAAGATCCGGATGACGTTTGACACGTGGAAAAGCTTTGTAGATCACCCGTGCCAGTATGTCAAGGATACGTATGGAGGGTCAGATCAGGACACGTTTTCCTTTGACATCAGATTGCCTGCTGGAATCCAATCACACGAAAGGGTTGAGTTTGCCATTTCCTTTGAGTGCAATGGGAAGGTGTACTGGGACAACAACAGGGGCACAAATTACAGGATCATACGGTCAGAACTGAAGTCTGCCCAGGAAGCTGTCCGGCCCCCACAGGCTCCTGACTTTGGCAGTGCATTTGACCGGTTTGGGAGCCCTCGGTGCTCCTATGGCCTCTTTCCTGAGTGGCCCAGTTACTCAGGCTATGAGAAGCTCGGGCCCTACTATTGA
- the PPP1R3B gene encoding protein phosphatase 1 regulatory subunit 3B isoform X1 translates to MHCTRVLDYFPHKQAMAVDVAMQLYLCSPPLRREKCACKIAPKPSKPLRPCIQLSSKAALNGPEEAANSFTHSKVKKRVSFADSRGFALTMVKVFSEFEDPLDISFNITELIDNIVGLTTVEKDSFVLDFIQPSVDYLDFRKRLQTDCVCLENCMLKEKSIVGTLKVKNLAFEKMVKIRMTFDTWKSFVDHPCQYVKDTYGGSDQDTFSFDIRLPAGIQSHERVEFAISFECNGKVYWDNNRGTNYRIIRSELKSAQEAVRPPQAPDFGSAFDRFGSPRCSYGLFPEWPSYSGYEKLGPYY, encoded by the exons ATGCACTGCACCAG AGTATTAGACTATTTCCCTCACAAGCAAGCAATGGCTGTGGATGTTGCAATGCAGCTGTACCTGTGCTCCCCACCCTTGCGAAGAGAGAAGTGTGCCTGCAAAATTGCTCCAAAGCCAAGCAAGCCACTGCGGCCCTGCATCCAGCTGAGCAGCAAGGCTGCGCTGAATGGCCCAGAAGAGGCAGCAAACTCCTTCACACACAGCAAAGTGAAGAAGAGGGTGTCGTTTGCAGATAGCAGAGGATTCGCTCTGACAATGGTGAAGGTGTTCTCAGAGTTTGAAGATCCACTAGATATTTCTTTCAACATCACAGAGCTGATAGACAACATCGTGGGCCTGACAACAGTGGAGAAGGACAGCTTTGTCCTAGATTTTATTCAGCCCTCTGTAGACTATCTGGACTTCAGAAAGCGTCTCCAGACAGACTGTGTCTGTCTGGAAAACTGTATGCTAAAGGAGAAATCTATTGTGGGAACACTGAAGGTGAAGAACCTCGCTTTTGAAAAGATGGTGAAGATCCGGATGACGTTTGACACGTGGAAAAGCTTTGTAGATCACCCGTGCCAGTATGTCAAGGATACGTATGGAGGGTCAGATCAGGACACGTTTTCCTTTGACATCAGATTGCCTGCTGGAATCCAATCACACGAAAGGGTTGAGTTTGCCATTTCCTTTGAGTGCAATGGGAAGGTGTACTGGGACAACAACAGGGGCACAAATTACAGGATCATACGGTCAGAACTGAAGTCTGCCCAGGAAGCTGTCCGGCCCCCACAGGCTCCTGACTTTGGCAGTGCATTTGACCGGTTTGGGAGCCCTCGGTGCTCCTATGGCCTCTTTCCTGAGTGGCCCAGTTACTCAGGCTATGAGAAGCTCGGGCCCTACTATTGA